One region of Armigeres subalbatus isolate Guangzhou_Male chromosome 3, GZ_Asu_2, whole genome shotgun sequence genomic DNA includes:
- the LOC134224166 gene encoding ornithine decarboxylase 1-like yields MCFPKEDCCGNFTLLKPDVSIQQVVDELLNSPAREDPFHVLDLDDVVQKHLNWLGQLPRVKPFYAVKCNDDPHILKVLACLGTGFDCASKAEIRQILAMGVEPERIIFAHPVKSKEALLFAKEKGVAKMTFDNEFELDKIAEFYPEAELVLRFRHDSAKVLISLGKKFGCDAHVDGLELIQKAKDLGLNIVGVSFHVGCGSKDVDCYYDAIESAKSLFEFALSVGYEFKLLDIGGGFPGDSDKTIDDYSEVVNKALEDFFPNGSGVEVIAEPGRYYAGSAVRLFTTIHGKKFVKTPDGDSEVMYYINDGVFGTLFDWVSLRADHDLGRVMPSITNAKKGKPLLKTTIWGPTCDSTDIVCENVNFPEYNIGEYMLFENIGAYGITFATNFNGFPSPTIRVFVKEQTWSALSHLKPIKWTDKQLDTLQQHFPRS; encoded by the exons ATGTGCTTTCCGAAAGAAGACTGCTGTGGTAACTTCACTTTGCTGAAGCCGGACGTTTCGATCCAACAGGTGGTGGATGAACTGTTGAATTCTCCGGCTCGCGAAGATCCATTCCACGTACTGGACCTAGATGACGTCGTTCAGAAACATCTGAACTGGTTAGGCCAGCTGCCGCGTGTTAAGCCGTTCTACGCGGTCAAGTGCAACGATGATCCGCATATTTTGAAGGTTCTGGCCTGTCTGGGAACTGGATTCGATTGTGCTTCGAAGGCCGAAATTCGACAAATTCTAGCAATGGGGGTCGAACCGGAGCGAATCATCTTTGCCCATCCAGTGAAATCGAAGGAGGCGCTGCTTTTCGCCAAGGAAAAGGGGGTGGCTAAGATGACTTTTGATAACGAGTTTGAGCTGGATAAGATCGCCGAATTTTACCCGGAAGCTGAATTGGTTTTGCGTTTCCGGCATGATTCAGCTAAGGTTTTGATATCGCTTGGGAAGAAGTTCGGGTGCGACGCTCACGTGGACGGTCTGGAGCTCATACAAAAGGCAAAAGATCTCGGTTTGAATATTGTTGGTGTGAGCTTCCACGTTGGATGTGGAAGCAAGGATGTCGATTGTTACTACGATGCTATCGAATCGGCCAAATCATTATTTGAGTTTGCATTAAGTGTGGGATACGAGTTTAAGCTCTTGGATATTGGAGGAGGATTTCCAGGTGATTCGGACAAAACTATCGATGATTACTCGGAAGTAGTGAACAAAGCGTTGGAAGACTTCTTTCCGAACGGTAGTGGAGTTGAGGTAATTGCTGAACCTGGACGGTATTACGCGGGATCTGCTGTAAGGCTGTTCacaacaattcacggaaaaaaatttgtaaaaactcCAGATGGTGATTCCGAAGTGATGTACTACATTAACGATGGAGTATTCGGAACGCTATTCGATTGGGTTAGTTTGAGAGCCGATCACGATTTAGGTCGGGTGATGCCATCgattacaaatgcaaaaaagggGAAACCGCTGCTGAAAACTACCATCTGGGGTCCCACCTGCGACTCGACGGATATTGTCTGCGAGAACGTAAACTTTCCGGAATATAACATTGGAGAGTACATGCTGTTTGAGAACATCGGTGCCTACGGGATAACCTTTGCCACTAATTTTAACGGGTTTCCTAGTCCAACCATTCGGGTGTTTGTAAAAGAACAAACATG GTCTGCCTTATCACATTTGAAACCCATCAAATGGACGGACAAACAACTGGACACATTACAGCAACATTTTCCGCGTTCATGA